From Ipomoea triloba cultivar NCNSP0323 chromosome 5, ASM357664v1, the proteins below share one genomic window:
- the LOC116020074 gene encoding uncharacterized protein LOC116020074 isoform X2, whose protein sequence is MNHAIQMDHSNSQLALPVKRRRGRPRKDRSLNHAGSTQVPPVGERVKENPAPRVEKNSDAVNDMVGQAVTGIIEAAFDAGFLLSVRIGDGKTRLRGIVFKPGHYVPITAENDIAPHVQMIQRNEINLPTENQMRSRKRYRHRTERNGSPSARRASKGNNLSIMLAPSVPPVGARGTVVPVVLQPVSLTNGLPRTTETAMDASQAYMEALRDKGVQMVTPLAMLPPEGSTAMMVAHEASSSQRQLRHEEPSEDVQNQKGSPSDRGRRVEHGEETSHVAPSNVVMPSGDSDRNQGYPQPPENLHVRQETDMNKPPSTKPLEALHPSLLNDPKSLPNKFMHYGTGRMTELLQENLVENQIHESTEIKFSGSNNKDEATKQ, encoded by the exons ATGAACCATGCTATTCAAATGGACCACTCAAATAGCCAACTTGCCCTCCCTGTGAAGCGCAGAAGAGGTCGACCTAGGAAGGATCGGAGTCTAAATCATGCTGGGAGTACTCAAGTTCCACCAGTTGGTGAAAGAGTAAAAGAAAACCCAGCCCCTCGAGTAGAGAAGAATAGCGATGCAGTTAATGACATGGTGGGTCAGGCAGTTACAGGTATAATTGAGGCTGCATTTGATGCTGGTTTTCTGCTCAGTGTTAGGATTGGAGACGGCAAAACCAGACTGAGGGGTATCGTCTTTAAGCCGGGACATTATGTTCCCATAACAGCAGAAAACGATATTGCTCCACATGTTCAGATGATACAAAGAAATGAAATCAATCTCCCTACGGAAAATCAAATGCGCAGCCGTAAGCGATACAGACACAGGACTGAGCGCAATGGATCTCCATCTGCACGTCGGGCATCAAAAGGCAACAACTTATCGATAATGTTGGCCCCTTCTGTTCCTCCAGTGGGTGCCAGAGGCACTGTTGTCCCTGTTGTACTCCAACCTGTTAGCCTAACAAATGGATTACCCAGGACCACTGAAACTGCTATGGATGCTTCCCAAGCTTATATGGAAGCTTTAAGAGATAAAGGTGTACAGATGGTTACACCCTTAGCTATGTTACCACCCGAGGGATCAACAGCCATGATGGTTGCACATGAAGCATCATCCTCTCAAAGACAACTTCGCCACGAAGAACCATCAGAAGACGTACAAAATCAAAAGGGTTCACCCAGTGACAGAGGAAGACGTGTTGAGCATGGGGAAGAGACCAGCCATGTAGCACCTAGCAATGTAGTTATGCCTAGTGGTGATTCTGACAGAAACCAGGGATATCCACAACCACCAGAAAATTTACATGTGAGACAAGAAACAGACATGAATAagcctccatcaacaaaacccCTTGAAGCTTTACATCCCAGTCTTCTTAACGATCCTAAATCACTTCCGAACAAATTCATGCACTATGGCACTGGCAGGATGACTGAGCTTTTACAG GAAAATTTGGTAGAGAACCAGATTCATGAGTCTACTGAAATTAAGTTTTCAGGAAGCAACAACAAAGACGAAGCAACCAAACAGTAG
- the LOC116020074 gene encoding uncharacterized protein LOC116020074 isoform X1, with translation MNHAIQMDHSNSQLALPVKRRRGRPRKDRSLNHAGSTQVPPVGERVKENPAPRVEKNSDAVNDMVGQAVTGIIEAAFDAGFLLSVRIGDGKTRLRGIVFKPGHYVPITAENDIAPHVQMIQRNEINLPTENQMRSRKRYRHRTERNGSPSARRASKGNNLSIMLAPSVPPVGARGTVVPVVLQPVSLTNGLPRTTETAMDASQAYMEALRDKGVQMVTPLAMLPPEGSTAMMVAHEASSSQRQLRHEEPSEDVQNQKGSPSDRGRRVEHGEETSHVAPSNVVMPSGDSDRNQGYPQPPENLHVRQETDMNKPPSTKPLEALHPSLLNDPKSLPNKFMHYGTGRMTELLQALQENLVENQIHESTEIKFSGSNNKDEATKQ, from the exons ATGAACCATGCTATTCAAATGGACCACTCAAATAGCCAACTTGCCCTCCCTGTGAAGCGCAGAAGAGGTCGACCTAGGAAGGATCGGAGTCTAAATCATGCTGGGAGTACTCAAGTTCCACCAGTTGGTGAAAGAGTAAAAGAAAACCCAGCCCCTCGAGTAGAGAAGAATAGCGATGCAGTTAATGACATGGTGGGTCAGGCAGTTACAGGTATAATTGAGGCTGCATTTGATGCTGGTTTTCTGCTCAGTGTTAGGATTGGAGACGGCAAAACCAGACTGAGGGGTATCGTCTTTAAGCCGGGACATTATGTTCCCATAACAGCAGAAAACGATATTGCTCCACATGTTCAGATGATACAAAGAAATGAAATCAATCTCCCTACGGAAAATCAAATGCGCAGCCGTAAGCGATACAGACACAGGACTGAGCGCAATGGATCTCCATCTGCACGTCGGGCATCAAAAGGCAACAACTTATCGATAATGTTGGCCCCTTCTGTTCCTCCAGTGGGTGCCAGAGGCACTGTTGTCCCTGTTGTACTCCAACCTGTTAGCCTAACAAATGGATTACCCAGGACCACTGAAACTGCTATGGATGCTTCCCAAGCTTATATGGAAGCTTTAAGAGATAAAGGTGTACAGATGGTTACACCCTTAGCTATGTTACCACCCGAGGGATCAACAGCCATGATGGTTGCACATGAAGCATCATCCTCTCAAAGACAACTTCGCCACGAAGAACCATCAGAAGACGTACAAAATCAAAAGGGTTCACCCAGTGACAGAGGAAGACGTGTTGAGCATGGGGAAGAGACCAGCCATGTAGCACCTAGCAATGTAGTTATGCCTAGTGGTGATTCTGACAGAAACCAGGGATATCCACAACCACCAGAAAATTTACATGTGAGACAAGAAACAGACATGAATAagcctccatcaacaaaacccCTTGAAGCTTTACATCCCAGTCTTCTTAACGATCCTAAATCACTTCCGAACAAATTCATGCACTATGGCACTGGCAGGATGACTGAGCTTTTACAG GCTCTGCAGGAAAATTTGGTAGAGAACCAGATTCATGAGTCTACTGAAATTAAGTTTTCAGGAAGCAACAACAAAGACGAAGCAACCAAACAGTAG
- the LOC116020553 gene encoding uncharacterized protein LOC116020553 — protein sequence MGNCVRREASTEWGGDDWSSPSALAAEKQEEKGGFEVSGGRREVKVQISKKQLQAVLEKAADVDGGGSSVHQLLADLMNAARHCEIETHHRHASAWRPSLQTIPEL from the coding sequence ATGGGGAACTGCGTGAGAAGAGAGGCGTCCACGGAATGGGGCGGCGATGACTGGAGCTCGCCGTCGGCGCTGGCGGCGGAGAAACAGGAAGAGAAAGGCGGTTTCGAGGTTTCCGGCGGTAGGAGAGAAGTAAAAGTGCAAATCAGTAAAAAGCAGTTGCAGGCGGTGCTGGAGAAGGCGGCGGATGTTGACGGCGGCGGCTCTTCTGTGCATCAGCTTCTAGCGGATTTGATGAACGCCGCTCGTCACTGCGAGATCGAAACGCATCATCGTCACGCGTCTGCTTGGCGGCCTTCCTTGCAAACCATACCTGAGCTCTAG